CGCATCGAGGGTGGCGTCGTGCACGCGCGTCGTATCGAACACCGACACGAGGCGCACGCTCGCCCCCGCGAGCGGCAGGCGTGTGATGCTATCCACACTCGTGATGTCCACGCGCCCGGGACGCCCCGGTGAGGCGGACGCTTGCGCGTGCACACGCGCGGCGCCAAGCATGCTCACGCACGCGACCATGGCGGCGGCGAGGCACTTCTTGCGATGCGTCATCACTTGAGATTCTCCATTAATTCCGATGCGTTCGAGCCACTGGCGACCTGTCCAGAACACGAGCGCCCCGCAGTCCATGGTGAAGCGCTGGAACTGTGGCGGCGCCAAAGTCTTGCGATTGTAGATCTCCGCGCCGAGTACATGGTCGAGATCGCCCTCGGGAGAAGCATTTCAATCGGGATGGGCCGTATTCCTGTGGAGCATACGGCGCCATCACCGGCCTCGCCAGCGCCTCGGGCCGGGCGGCGGCCTGTCATCGATCGCGCGCTGACACCCTCCGCTGCGGGCGCGTCGGTCGCGGTGGGTGGCCGAGCCCAGCCCAGACCCATCGGCGGCGCCGGTGGGACGGCCGCCCACGCCGACGGCGCCCTCGTGGTGGCGGGGGGTCGGGGCCGTGCTCAGGCAACTGGCGCAGCGCCGTCGGACAGGCGTGGGGCGCGCGCCGCGCCGCATGCCACTGCGACTTCACGGCCTGCGCCCGAGTACGGATTGGATCAATGGCAGAACCGATCACATCCGCCCATCGGTTGGTGAGTTCGCCGAACGCGGGCTTCTGTAGCGGGCGATGAAATCAAACGCGAGCGCAGCGAGCTACCATACCGCCCGCCTGCAGCAAGCATCGTTCGGCGATACCGCAACCGCTCTACTGCCCGCTGGCTACCACAGCCCCGGCACCAAACGGTAGCGCACCCGCGTTGCGTATGCCCCGTAGCCAGCCAACTCTTGCCGCAGCACGTGTTCCTCTCGTTGAAGGCGAATCACCATCAACGCCAGGGGAAGCGCAGCGGACGCCGCGGCGACGTACGAGCCCAACCACAACGCCGAACCGATCAGGATGAGCGGATCAGCGGCGTAGAACGGATGCCGGACAAACCGGTACGGGCCCGCGTCTGCGACTGTCTGGGCTCGCTCGGGCTGCAGACGGACTTCGGTTACAGCGAAGGCATTTGCGCGAAGAGCGATGTTCTTGAGCACCCAGCCAAGAGCGAAGGCCAGTAAGCCCGCCCAAGCGACGGGTGGGGGTGGGGAAGCGAGCAGGTGCAAGTGCCACACATCGAGACCGGCGAGGAGTGGTACGCCCACGAAGCCAGTGGCCAGTACACCGAGGACCAGCACGCGATCAGGAAGGGACTGAGCAGGATGTACCGGCAGACTTGCACGCTCTCGTAGTACATCGGGATGCACCTGGTGGACGGCCCAGGCACCCCCTAAGCGAACGACGCATAGCACAAACAGCAGCGTCCACGCTCGAGACCATTCGAACGTTCCCGCAGCGAGGAAGAGCGCCGAAGCTACCACGGCGGCGTCAA
The DNA window shown above is from Gemmatimonas sp. and carries:
- a CDS encoding isoprenylcysteine carboxylmethyltransferase family protein, with translation MLVLGVLATGFVGVPLLAGLDVWHLHLLASPPPPVAWAGLLAFALGWVLKNIALRANAFAVTEVRLQPERAQTVADAGPYRFVRHPFYAADPLILIGSALWLGSYVAAASAALPLALMVIRLQREEHVLRQELAGYGAYATRVRYRLVPGLW